One window of Etheostoma spectabile isolate EspeVRDwgs_2016 chromosome 6, UIUC_Espe_1.0, whole genome shotgun sequence genomic DNA carries:
- the irx4a gene encoding iroquois-class homeodomain protein IRX-4a, which yields MSYPQFGYPYSSAPQFLMTTNSLTTCCESSGRSIADSGVAASGQTPVYCPVYESRLLATARHELSSAAALGVYGSPYTGSQGYGNYVTYGTDASAFYSLGPFDTKEATASAHAGITQATAYYPYDPTLGQYQYDRYGSMDGGTRRKNATRETTSTLKAWLQEHRKNPYPTKGEKIMLAIITKMTLTQVSTWFANARRRLKKENKMTWPPRNKGSEEKRYEDDEDGSQEEQIKSENNEDETRSRPDKDLQLSDLDDFDTLESESSECELKHRYHMNTHMSTTGDCPAEHLIKDASLKISIPVSLGGEQDLSKSCLKTSPEDFQADSRQPAKACYNQQQQQQEQQEQHGHQILDGKPRIWSLAQTATSLNQTEYPSCMLRCQPPPSSLTPSPAATSPVTGLDNRHDSPVTTLRNWVDGVFHDPLFRHSTLSQALTNTTVSWTTNTKGAILETERSAAALQQHQDSSKDSAMSFPKTINKLFCS from the exons ATGTCATATCCACAATTTGGATATCCCTATTCGTCTGCTCCACAA TTCCTGATGACAACCAACTCTCTGACCACTTGCTGCGAGTCCAGCGGCAGATCCATAGCCGACTCCGGAGTAGCAGCGTCCGGGCAGACACCAGTCTACTGCCCCGTGTATGAGAGCCGGCTGCTGGCCACGGCGAGACATGAACTCAGCTCAGCCGCCGCGCTTGGCGTGTACGGGAGCCCCTACACCGGCAGTCAAGGCTATGGGAATTACGTTACATACGGCACGGACGCCTCGGCTTTCTACTCGCTG GGCCCATTCGACACTAAGGAGGCCACAGCTTCTGCGCATGCGGGAATAACCCAGGCAACAGCGTACTATCCTTATGATCCTACATTGGGACAGTATCAGTATGACAG ATATGGTTCCATGGATGGGGGAACGAGGCGGAAAAACGCCACACGCGAGACGACCAGTACGCTGAAGGCCTGGCTGCAGGAACACAGGAAGAACCCGTACCCAACCAAAGGGGAGAAGATCATGCTGGCCATCATCACCAAGATGACGCTGACGCAGGTCTCCACGTGGTTCGCCAACGCCAGGAGGAGGCTCAAGAAGGAGAACAAGATGACGTGGCCGCCCAGGAACAAGGGCTCAGAGGAGAAAAGatatgaagatgatgaagatgggTCTCAGGAGGAGCAGATAAAAAGCGAGAACAATGAAGATG AGACCAGAAGTCGGCCTGATAAGGATCTCCAGTTGAGCGACTTGGACGACTTCGACACGCTGGAGTCTGAGAGCTCTGAGTGTGAGCTGAAGCATCGAtaccacatgaacacacacatgtcaACGACGGGCGACTGCCCCGCAGAACACCTCATCAAGGACGCGTCTCTGAAAATCTCCATCCCTGTTTCTCTGGGAGGCGAACAGGACTTGAGCAAAAGTTGTCTGAAAACAAGCCCGGAGGATTTCCAGGCGGACAGCAGACAGCCGGCAAAGGCGTGTTAcaaccaacagcagcagcagcaggagcagcaggagcagcacGGCCACCAGATATTAGACGGCAAGCCTCGGATCTGGTCTTTGGCCCAAACTGCGACGTCCCTAAACCAGACTGAGTACCCGTCGTGTATGCTTAGGTGCCAGCCGCCGCCCTCCTCCCTCACCCCATCGCCTGCCGCTACCTCACCCGTGACCGGCCTGGACAACAGGCACGACTCGCCGGTCACAACCCTGAGAAACTGGGTGGACGGGGTTTTCCACGACCCCTTGTTCAGGCACAGCACTTTGAGCCAGGCTCTGACCAACACCACCGTCTCTTGGACCACAAACACCAAAGGCGCCATCCTGGAGACTGAGAGGAGCGCGGCGGCCTTGCAGCAGCACCAGGACTCCTCCAAAGACAGTGCCATGAGCTTCCCAAAAACTATCAACAAACTTTTCTGCTCGTAA